The following coding sequences lie in one Bremerella alba genomic window:
- a CDS encoding S1 family peptidase, whose amino-acid sequence MLIGFLRLLVLAPVLLLLFGSSVGAATQDANTQVFRATFKIVHKKSTATGFVLSPDGGKSFILITAAHVLDQTPGEQTTVVFRCQTGEGEYTKLPTQLVIRKGDTPLWVKHPTEDVAAISVKPPVEADLAVLSTDSLMTDDDLRALQVHPGERLTLLGYPHREESSEAGFPILRDGPLASFPLLPTKKTKTFYLSTNSFSGDSGGPVFVTRSGEADGPTERVPRILGLMQGQRLLNDTLEGSYITVKTRHQFGLANVIHSSLIIETIRLMK is encoded by the coding sequence ATGTTGATTGGTTTTTTGCGTCTGCTCGTATTGGCTCCTGTGTTGTTGCTTCTTTTCGGTTCGTCGGTAGGTGCCGCGACTCAAGATGCGAATACGCAAGTATTCAGAGCGACGTTTAAAATCGTTCACAAAAAATCTACGGCGACCGGCTTCGTGCTTTCGCCGGACGGTGGCAAAAGCTTCATCTTGATCACCGCTGCGCACGTGTTGGATCAAACCCCAGGCGAACAGACGACGGTCGTGTTTCGCTGTCAGACCGGAGAGGGAGAATACACCAAACTCCCGACTCAACTGGTCATCCGAAAAGGTGATACGCCGCTGTGGGTAAAGCATCCGACGGAGGATGTGGCTGCTATTTCGGTCAAGCCTCCGGTGGAAGCTGACTTGGCAGTCCTCTCGACGGATAGCCTTATGACGGACGACGACCTAAGAGCACTTCAAGTTCATCCCGGCGAACGCCTGACGTTGCTCGGGTACCCCCACCGAGAAGAATCAAGTGAAGCTGGTTTTCCGATTCTTCGTGATGGGCCGCTGGCATCCTTCCCGCTGCTTCCTACGAAGAAGACGAAGACATTCTACTTAAGCACCAATTCGTTTAGTGGTGACAGCGGCGGCCCAGTCTTTGTGACGCGATCAGGCGAAGCCGACGGTCCTACAGAGCGTGTGCCACGAATTCTGGGACTCATGCAAGGGCAACGCTTACTGAACGATACACTGGAAGGAAGCTACATTACCGTGAAGACACGACACCAGTTCGGGCTCGCAAACGTCATTCACTCCTCGCTTATCATCGAGACGATCCGCCTGATGAAGTGA
- a CDS encoding Ppx/GppA phosphatase family protein — MSQQPTDIRLANVETENAASPPEDAPIRCAAIDIGSNSMRLVVAQKLAGYDYRVLDEERESTRLAHSLSINGNLDPATIDNSINALRRFKKIAEGFGVYDIRTIATCAVREAGNGGEFCQRAKDEVGIDIEVISADMEGQLAFRSVAQAFDVRDMNVAIADIGGGSTEVVFACGGHIEEIVPTKLGCVRATEQFGINEELFTTPDSLKNMIAGIDKELKTLLKKRPFVPQVLFGTGGTFTTLASILMMQRGEVGQMEWGYRIHRADVSHMLDLLSKMTLKERKSLPGLSTDRADIIVAGIAIIDRLMHRMDVNTLRIHDRGIRDGLMLSMMEDLEPGSPDDKAADDQRRQEAMDTFSRSCGVDMIHTQHVANLAVSLFRQLTPLFNLKETDDETIYASAMLQDVGYLINYEQHHKHSYSLILNSQLPGFSRHALEIVANVARYHRGANPKKKHANFTRLSDNDQTRVRQLAAILRVAGALDRSHRQQVSQAEITQHPDHIFVSIEATGDPEVDLWAARSRTELFCKAFNTDIRFGLHRPAASGVSN, encoded by the coding sequence ATGAGCCAACAACCGACCGATATTCGCCTGGCCAATGTCGAGACGGAAAACGCAGCATCCCCACCAGAAGACGCACCGATCCGCTGCGCCGCAATCGATATCGGCTCGAACAGCATGCGTCTGGTCGTGGCGCAAAAGCTGGCAGGTTACGACTACCGCGTGCTCGACGAAGAACGTGAGTCAACGCGTTTGGCACATAGCTTATCGATCAACGGCAACCTCGACCCGGCAACGATCGATAATTCGATCAACGCCCTGCGTCGCTTCAAGAAGATTGCCGAAGGATTCGGCGTCTACGATATTCGCACCATCGCCACGTGCGCCGTGCGTGAGGCCGGCAACGGGGGCGAGTTCTGTCAGCGAGCCAAGGACGAAGTCGGGATTGATATCGAAGTGATCTCGGCTGATATGGAAGGCCAGTTGGCTTTTCGTAGCGTGGCCCAGGCTTTCGATGTTCGCGACATGAACGTAGCCATCGCCGACATTGGCGGCGGCAGCACCGAGGTCGTGTTTGCCTGTGGGGGGCATATCGAAGAGATCGTCCCGACTAAGCTCGGCTGTGTGCGGGCCACCGAACAATTCGGCATCAACGAAGAGCTTTTCACGACGCCGGATAGTTTGAAGAACATGATTGCCGGCATCGACAAAGAGCTGAAAACACTGCTCAAAAAACGCCCTTTCGTGCCGCAAGTTCTCTTTGGTACCGGCGGCACGTTTACCACCCTGGCGAGCATCCTCATGATGCAGCGCGGCGAAGTGGGGCAGATGGAATGGGGTTATCGCATACACCGGGCCGACGTCAGCCACATGCTGGACCTGCTCAGTAAGATGACGCTCAAAGAACGCAAGTCGCTGCCGGGGCTCAGTACCGATCGCGCCGACATTATCGTCGCTGGCATCGCCATCATCGACCGCCTGATGCACCGCATGGATGTCAATACACTGCGGATCCACGACCGGGGTATTCGCGACGGGCTAATGCTGAGCATGATGGAAGATCTCGAGCCTGGCTCGCCCGACGACAAAGCGGCCGATGACCAACGTCGCCAGGAAGCGATGGACACCTTCTCGCGAAGCTGCGGTGTCGACATGATTCACACGCAGCACGTGGCGAACCTGGCCGTCAGTTTGTTTCGACAACTAACGCCGCTGTTCAACCTGAAGGAAACGGACGACGAAACCATCTATGCTTCCGCCATGCTGCAAGACGTTGGTTACCTGATTAACTACGAACAGCATCACAAGCACAGCTACAGCTTGATTCTCAACAGTCAGTTGCCTGGTTTTTCGCGACATGCGTTGGAAATTGTGGCCAACGTGGCCCGGTACCATCGGGGAGCCAATCCGAAGAAAAAGCATGCAAACTTCACCCGTTTGAGCGACAATGATCAGACGCGGGTAAGGCAGCTGGCCGCCATATTACGTGTGGCCGGCGCCCTCGACCGAAGCCACCGCCAGCAGGTTTCTCAGGCAGAAATCACGCAACATCCCGATCACATCTTTGTTTCGATCGAAGCCACCGGCGACCCGGAAGTCGATTTGTGGGCGGCCCGATCACGCACCGAGTTGTTTTGCAAAGCGTTCAATACCGACATTCGCTTCGGGCTTCATCGACCGGCGGCGAGTGGCGTGTCGAACTAG
- the tsaE gene encoding tRNA (adenosine(37)-N6)-threonylcarbamoyltransferase complex ATPase subunit type 1 TsaE, with protein sequence MSNITWEATSEDDTNKLGSILAEAIPPGTVVALNGTLGAGKTRLVKAMANQLGIPAEDVVSPTFVIMQRYYGNKTLYHFDVYRIKDDDEFLELGPEEYFDSDGITLLEWADRVVNCLPHDYLRIDIEVLGETSRQFTISSVGTDLDNVPLQVKDALEAS encoded by the coding sequence ATGAGCAACATCACCTGGGAAGCGACCAGCGAAGACGATACCAACAAACTCGGGAGCATTCTCGCCGAGGCCATCCCGCCGGGCACCGTCGTCGCCCTGAACGGCACACTCGGAGCCGGCAAAACGCGGCTAGTCAAAGCGATGGCCAACCAACTGGGCATCCCGGCCGAAGACGTCGTCAGCCCGACGTTCGTCATCATGCAGCGTTACTACGGCAACAAAACGCTTTATCACTTCGACGTCTACCGCATTAAAGACGATGACGAATTCCTGGAACTCGGCCCCGAGGAGTATTTCGACTCCGACGGCATCACACTATTGGAATGGGCCGACCGAGTCGTCAACTGCCTGCCTCACGATTACCTGCGGATCGATATCGAAGTCCTAGGAGAGACGTCGCGGCAGTTCACAATCTCGTCAGTCGGAACCGATCTCGATAACGTGCCGCTGCAGGTAAAAGACGCATTGGAAGCGTCGTAA
- a CDS encoding CHAD domain-containing protein produces the protein MGKNTNWLGKIEPGHSISEVAKEALRTRSSRMLEYLPLAANRWKEDVEYVHHLRTWSRRTQAALQLFASLLPLKRTTVVRKATQKLRKAGGEARDLDVFMKRIRKAKFVIGDDDKREVLAFLKGLRKAAQPNLVKTWEWAKSENLARKFEGVVLRTRWREVAEEESVEQMAPTLLEPLVVRFFHFSQMLGESPESLHQMRIEGKKARYAMELVESGFPASFREELYPAFEEVQSKLGVINDHHTAVEKILRWQNETSTKKFPAFLTQLVEHERVQFDEKAEAFRIWWTESRAQQLKEHFDQYLGGLGLSPTV, from the coding sequence ATGGGAAAGAACACCAACTGGCTGGGAAAAATCGAGCCAGGGCATTCCATTTCAGAGGTCGCCAAGGAGGCGCTTCGTACGCGCTCGAGCCGCATGCTCGAGTACCTACCGCTGGCCGCCAATCGCTGGAAGGAAGATGTCGAGTACGTTCATCATTTGCGTACGTGGTCTCGTCGGACCCAGGCTGCCCTGCAGCTTTTTGCTTCTCTGCTTCCGCTGAAACGTACGACCGTCGTGCGTAAAGCGACCCAGAAGCTTCGCAAGGCCGGGGGTGAGGCCCGCGACTTGGATGTTTTCATGAAGCGGATTCGCAAGGCCAAGTTTGTCATTGGTGATGACGACAAGCGTGAAGTGCTGGCGTTTCTCAAAGGTCTCCGCAAGGCTGCTCAGCCCAACTTGGTCAAGACATGGGAGTGGGCCAAATCGGAAAACCTGGCCCGAAAATTCGAAGGCGTTGTTCTCCGCACGCGTTGGCGAGAAGTCGCTGAAGAAGAGTCCGTCGAGCAGATGGCCCCCACCCTGCTCGAACCGCTGGTGGTGCGCTTCTTTCACTTTTCACAGATGCTGGGCGAATCGCCAGAGTCGTTGCATCAAATGCGGATCGAAGGAAAGAAGGCCCGCTACGCGATGGAGTTGGTCGAAAGTGGTTTTCCCGCGAGTTTCCGCGAAGAACTGTATCCGGCGTTTGAAGAAGTTCAGTCCAAGCTAGGCGTCATCAACGATCATCACACGGCCGTCGAAAAGATTCTGCGTTGGCAAAACGAGACATCGACCAAAAAGTTCCCTGCGTTTCTCACGCAGTTGGTCGAGCACGAACGTGTCCAATTCGATGAGAAGGCCGAGGCCTTCCGCATCTGGTGGACCGAGTCTCGCGCTCAGCAGCTGAAAGAGCACTTCGATCAATACCTGGGCGGTCTCGGCTTGTCACCGACGGTTTAA
- a CDS encoding thiamine-phosphate kinase, with translation MEQAFLKYLAAQKQTISPDSIGIGDDAAVLSWQADQKLVVCTDLISDETDFHLAEVTPQQIGRKALAINLSDIAAMACEPVGAFLTLLLPQGAPSLELAKQIYEGAAQLGATFNCPILGGDTNSWPGKLAVSVTVLGRCPRDKPLLREGAQPGDAIYVTGSLGGSILGGHIDFQPRISEAIRLREICGLTAGMDISDGISIDLPRLCEQSRVGAEIDARLLPISDAAKQMSQSTGRPPWWHALNDGEDFELLFTVPGAEAAHLEAQWTDSTPVTKIGTIQSGTKLFLLDETGQRQPLKPEGFSHQ, from the coding sequence GTGGAACAAGCGTTCCTCAAGTATCTTGCCGCTCAAAAGCAAACGATTTCGCCCGATAGCATTGGCATCGGTGACGACGCCGCCGTGCTATCGTGGCAGGCCGATCAGAAGCTGGTCGTCTGTACCGACCTGATCTCGGACGAGACCGACTTTCACCTGGCTGAGGTCACACCGCAGCAGATCGGCCGCAAGGCCTTGGCCATCAATCTCAGCGACATCGCCGCCATGGCCTGCGAGCCCGTAGGAGCGTTCCTGACGCTGCTTCTGCCCCAGGGAGCCCCGTCGCTCGAGCTGGCTAAACAGATCTACGAGGGAGCCGCTCAGCTAGGAGCAACGTTCAACTGTCCGATCTTGGGTGGCGACACGAACAGCTGGCCCGGTAAGCTGGCCGTCAGTGTTACGGTGCTGGGACGTTGTCCGCGGGATAAGCCGCTACTGCGTGAAGGAGCCCAACCTGGCGACGCGATCTATGTGACCGGGTCCCTTGGTGGTAGCATCCTCGGCGGGCACATCGACTTTCAACCGCGCATTAGCGAGGCGATCCGTCTTCGCGAGATTTGCGGTTTGACCGCAGGCATGGATATCAGCGACGGCATCTCGATCGACCTGCCGCGGCTGTGCGAGCAAAGCAGGGTCGGGGCCGAGATCGACGCTCGTCTGCTTCCCATTTCTGACGCGGCAAAACAAATGAGCCAATCCACCGGCAGGCCCCCATGGTGGCATGCCCTGAATGATGGCGAGGATTTCGAGCTTCTCTTCACCGTGCCGGGGGCCGAGGCCGCTCACCTGGAAGCCCAATGGACTGATTCAACCCCAGTGACAAAAATAGGAACCATTCAATCAGGCACTAAGCTGTTCTTGCTGGACGAAACCGGCCAGCGCCAGCCCTTGAAGCCAGAAGGTTTTTCGCACCAATAG
- a CDS encoding DUF1559 domain-containing protein, whose protein sequence is MKIAHKKSAFTLVELLVVIAIIGVLIALLLPAVQQAREAARRIQCNNNLKQLGLAMHNYHDTFSSLPPGWIDVGSSNNFMGWGTYLLPYVEQSALLDEMKAVGAYDEAWFNITDMEDLAKLPLDAFICPSDPSSGLNIHLSGYGKSNYTGVGASHYLGGSGADGTFYDNSFVKFRDMTDGLSNVASVGERSTLKKTNWTQKKATLWIGGTSSGTYYHNNAIMTTGYYGINGAAGSYNFTSAHPGGALFLFGDGSVHFLSETIDTDTYKNLGRVRDGNVLGQY, encoded by the coding sequence ATGAAAATTGCCCACAAAAAATCTGCGTTCACCTTGGTCGAACTGTTGGTGGTCATTGCGATCATCGGCGTTCTGATTGCGTTGCTTCTGCCGGCCGTGCAACAAGCTCGCGAGGCGGCCCGCCGTATTCAGTGCAACAACAACCTGAAGCAATTGGGTTTGGCGATGCACAACTACCACGACACGTTCTCTTCGCTTCCTCCCGGCTGGATCGATGTGGGCAGCAGCAATAATTTCATGGGCTGGGGAACCTACCTTTTGCCGTACGTGGAACAGTCGGCACTGCTCGACGAGATGAAAGCGGTTGGCGCCTACGATGAGGCCTGGTTCAACATAACCGACATGGAAGACCTGGCGAAATTGCCCTTGGACGCGTTCATTTGTCCTTCCGATCCTTCTAGCGGGCTCAACATTCACTTGAGTGGCTATGGCAAGTCGAACTACACCGGCGTCGGTGCTTCGCACTATCTCGGGGGAAGTGGTGCCGACGGCACATTCTACGACAACTCGTTCGTCAAGTTCCGAGATATGACCGACGGGTTAAGCAATGTGGCTTCGGTCGGTGAACGCAGCACGTTGAAGAAAACGAACTGGACCCAAAAGAAGGCGACCCTTTGGATTGGAGGAACCAGCAGTGGAACGTACTACCATAACAACGCCATCATGACGACCGGCTATTACGGGATCAACGGCGCGGCGGGTTCCTATAACTTTACCAGTGCCCATCCTGGCGGAGCACTGTTTTTGTTCGGCGATGGCTCGGTCCACTTTCTTAGCGAGACCATCGATACCGACACCTACAAGAATCTAGGTCGCGTTCGAGACGGCAACGTTTTGGGCCAGTATTAA
- the hslV gene encoding ATP-dependent protease subunit HslV, which yields MRIRSTTILAVRHKDQVAIGGDGQVTMNTSVMKSDASKIRPLLGGKVWCGFAGSTADAFALLERFESFLKDFPGNVPKAATELAKQWRTDRAMRRLEALMVVVDAEQTLLLSGTGDVIQPTDGILGIGSGGNYATAAAKALVQHSDLSAEEIVRESLKIAADIDIYTNHNIKIHRVEMV from the coding sequence ATGCGAATTCGCTCGACGACCATCCTGGCCGTTCGCCACAAGGACCAAGTCGCCATTGGCGGCGACGGCCAAGTTACCATGAACACCAGCGTGATGAAATCGGACGCCTCGAAGATCCGTCCCCTGTTGGGTGGCAAAGTCTGGTGTGGCTTCGCCGGCTCGACCGCCGATGCGTTCGCCTTGTTAGAACGCTTCGAATCGTTCCTGAAAGATTTCCCCGGCAACGTCCCCAAGGCCGCGACCGAACTAGCCAAACAGTGGCGAACCGACCGGGCCATGCGTCGCCTCGAAGCGTTGATGGTAGTGGTCGATGCCGAGCAAACGCTGCTGCTCTCTGGCACCGGGGACGTCATTCAGCCGACCGACGGCATTTTGGGGATTGGCTCCGGCGGCAACTATGCCACGGCGGCCGCCAAGGCTCTGGTCCAGCACAGCGATCTTTCGGCAGAAGAAATCGTTCGCGAGAGTTTGAAGATCGCCGCCGATATCGATATCTATACCAACCATAACATCAAAATTCATCGCGTGGAGATGGTCTAA
- the hslU gene encoding ATP-dependent protease ATPase subunit HslU gives MSKANQDLTPREIVKMLDADIVGQNDAKRAVAIAVRNRWRRRNLPEELRQEVSPKNILMIGPTGVGKTEIARRLAKLTGAPFLKVEATKFTEVGYYGRDVESMVRELVDNAIGIVRESEREAVQEEAKQRAERRLLDQLISPRPALSTGEPEEQEKHERSRQRMKEMLEAGQLEDRTVELTVEQKGAPVMIGGMGMEQMDMDLQGMLEKIMPKNSTRRELTVAQARKVLIEQETEALLDKERIYEAAIDLAENLGMIFLDEIDKIVAGEGKGGTDVSRQGVQRDLLPIVEGTTVQTKYGYVNTDHVMFVAAGAFHKVSPSDLMPELQGRFPIRVELSDLTKEDFVRILTEPKSSLTRQYVELMKTEEVAVRFTADALEEIASYAFQVNQTTQNIGARRLYTIMERLLEELSFEAPDMKYGTVEINAAYVKQRLDDVSKDEDLSRFIL, from the coding sequence ATGTCGAAAGCCAATCAAGATCTAACGCCGCGCGAAATCGTGAAAATGCTCGACGCCGATATCGTCGGGCAAAACGATGCCAAGCGGGCCGTGGCCATTGCGGTTCGCAATCGCTGGCGTCGCCGCAATCTGCCGGAAGAACTTCGGCAGGAAGTGTCGCCCAAGAACATCCTCATGATCGGCCCGACCGGCGTGGGTAAGACCGAAATTGCCCGTCGTTTGGCAAAGCTCACCGGGGCCCCGTTTCTGAAGGTCGAAGCGACCAAGTTTACCGAAGTGGGCTACTACGGCCGCGACGTCGAAAGCATGGTCCGCGAGCTGGTCGACAACGCGATCGGCATCGTGCGAGAAAGCGAGCGTGAGGCCGTTCAAGAGGAAGCCAAGCAGCGGGCCGAACGGCGATTGCTCGACCAATTGATTTCGCCCCGCCCTGCCCTCTCGACCGGCGAGCCGGAAGAGCAAGAGAAACACGAACGCTCGCGACAGCGCATGAAAGAGATGCTGGAAGCTGGCCAACTGGAAGACCGCACCGTCGAGCTGACCGTCGAGCAAAAAGGCGCGCCGGTGATGATCGGCGGGATGGGCATGGAGCAGATGGATATGGATCTGCAAGGCATGCTGGAAAAGATCATGCCCAAAAACAGTACCCGCCGCGAACTGACCGTCGCCCAAGCACGCAAGGTACTGATCGAACAGGAAACCGAAGCACTGTTGGACAAAGAACGCATCTACGAAGCGGCAATCGACCTGGCCGAAAACCTGGGGATGATCTTCCTGGACGAGATCGACAAGATTGTCGCAGGCGAAGGTAAAGGAGGCACCGACGTTTCTCGCCAAGGAGTACAGCGTGACCTGCTGCCAATCGTCGAAGGCACAACCGTGCAAACCAAATATGGCTACGTGAACACCGATCACGTCATGTTCGTCGCCGCCGGGGCGTTTCATAAGGTGAGCCCGAGCGACCTGATGCCAGAGCTACAAGGCCGCTTCCCCATCCGCGTCGAACTTTCCGACCTGACCAAGGAAGACTTCGTCCGCATCTTAACTGAGCCGAAGTCTTCGCTCACGCGGCAATACGTCGAGCTGATGAAAACTGAAGAAGTAGCCGTTCGCTTCACCGCAGATGCCTTGGAAGAGATTGCCTCGTACGCGTTTCAGGTCAATCAAACCACACAAAACATCGGTGCCCGACGGCTGTACACTATTATGGAGCGCCTGCTGGAAGAACTGAGCTTCGAAGCCCCAGACATGAAGTACGGCACGGTAGAAATCAACGCCGCCTACGTGAAGCAGCGGCTGGATGACGTGAGCAAGGACGAGGATCTGAGCCGATTTATTTTGTAG
- a CDS encoding SixA phosphatase family protein → MIRMILMRHAKSSWEDDVADFDRPLNGRGLRDAPRIAAELSNRGWSPDVVVHSAALRTTQTWELMASHFPEATQVISSKSLYHGSPADIRAVAEKLPASCGTSLIIGHNPGWELAVNQLSSQNVRMTTANAALFENVAGGWENAFAQPNPWQMIEILRPKELAS, encoded by the coding sequence ATGATACGAATGATTTTGATGCGGCACGCCAAGAGTTCTTGGGAAGATGATGTCGCCGATTTTGATCGCCCTTTGAATGGTCGCGGCTTACGAGATGCTCCTCGCATCGCCGCTGAACTATCGAATCGAGGTTGGAGCCCCGACGTAGTGGTTCATTCTGCCGCCCTGCGAACCACCCAGACCTGGGAATTGATGGCAAGCCATTTCCCCGAAGCCACGCAGGTCATCTCCTCGAAATCGCTGTACCACGGCTCTCCGGCGGACATCCGCGCGGTCGCGGAAAAACTTCCCGCAAGCTGCGGCACCTCTTTAATTATCGGGCACAACCCTGGGTGGGAATTAGCGGTTAATCAATTGTCGAGCCAAAACGTCCGCATGACAACCGCTAACGCAGCGTTATTTGAGAATGTTGCTGGCGGCTGGGAAAATGCGTTCGCCCAGCCCAATCCCTGGCAAATGATCGAAATTTTGCGGCCCAAAGAACTCGCCTCGTAA
- a CDS encoding trypsin-like peptidase domain-containing protein has protein sequence MRSPSLNMLAVRLCSLLFATMVCYSPVFSGSSAHATELRKSPIVKAVQSAKDSIVNIHGHKTVSTVSAVGGDTPRQVNGMGTGVIIDRRGFIVTNHHVVDGVRRIQVTFNSGETLIARLIAHDLTTDLAVIKVDASDELPCINIGKSTDLMPGETVIAVGNAYGYENSVTRGIISALHRSVQVTENQKYDDLIQTDASINPGNSGGPLLNIDGQMIGINVAVRVGAQGIGFAIPVDNVMEISSRMMSTERMSDQSHGIRGKTLWEDDTPIFKVTGVEKDSPADAAGLRIGDTLTKIGEQPIQRQLDIELALLNRTLNEEVTLEVNRAGETGKQLAIVTKSVSGATNVSDLAWRTMGVRVKAMPEPDFSQLASRYRGGLQVTAVRAGSPAEVEGIQTGDILVGMHDWETISYENLDYILKNKSVTTRGAIRFYILRERDTLYGDISLAATQQVTQR, from the coding sequence ATGCGTTCACCCTCCTTGAATATGCTCGCCGTTCGTCTCTGCTCGCTTCTGTTTGCGACGATGGTTTGCTATTCACCGGTCTTCTCCGGCTCATCAGCACACGCCACCGAACTCCGCAAGTCACCGATCGTCAAAGCGGTTCAGTCGGCGAAAGACTCCATCGTCAACATCCATGGTCACAAGACTGTCTCGACAGTCAGTGCGGTGGGCGGCGACACACCACGTCAGGTTAACGGCATGGGCACCGGCGTGATCATTGATCGCCGAGGCTTCATCGTCACCAACCACCACGTGGTCGACGGTGTCCGACGCATTCAAGTCACGTTCAACAGTGGCGAAACGCTCATTGCCCGCTTGATCGCCCACGACCTGACGACCGACCTGGCCGTCATCAAGGTCGATGCCTCGGATGAACTACCTTGCATCAACATTGGCAAGTCGACCGACCTGATGCCCGGCGAAACGGTCATTGCAGTCGGCAACGCCTACGGATACGAAAACTCGGTCACTCGCGGCATCATCAGTGCACTGCACCGTAGCGTTCAAGTGACCGAGAACCAAAAGTACGACGATCTGATTCAAACCGATGCCAGCATCAACCCCGGCAATTCCGGTGGCCCGCTGCTGAACATCGACGGTCAGATGATCGGCATCAATGTGGCCGTTCGTGTGGGTGCCCAAGGCATTGGCTTTGCGATTCCGGTCGACAACGTTATGGAAATCTCTTCCCGCATGATGTCGACCGAACGCATGAGCGATCAATCGCACGGCATCCGCGGCAAGACCCTGTGGGAAGACGACACGCCCATCTTCAAGGTCACCGGCGTCGAGAAAGACAGCCCTGCCGATGCGGCTGGCCTGCGAATCGGCGACACGCTGACTAAGATTGGCGAACAACCCATCCAGCGTCAGCTCGACATCGAACTGGCTCTGCTCAACCGCACGCTCAACGAAGAAGTGACCCTAGAGGTCAACCGAGCTGGTGAAACGGGCAAACAGTTGGCCATCGTCACCAAGAGCGTTAGTGGTGCCACCAACGTCTCGGACCTGGCTTGGCGAACGATGGGCGTCCGGGTGAAGGCCATGCCTGAACCGGATTTCTCGCAACTGGCCAGCCGTTACCGAGGCGGACTGCAAGTGACCGCCGTGCGAGCTGGCAGCCCAGCCGAAGTCGAAGGCATCCAGACCGGCGACATCCTGGTCGGAATGCACGACTGGGAAACGATCTCGTACGAGAACCTCGACTACATCCTGAAGAACAAGTCGGTCACCACACGCGGTGCGATTCGCTTCTACATTCTGCGAGAACGCGACACCCTGTACGGCGACATCAGCCTGGCCGCCACTCAACAAGTCACGCAGCGATAG
- a CDS encoding hydrolase — translation MSEPLPNPLLMNPSNTVLLVIDMQEKLLPSIADRERIVWNTRRLLDGAEILGIPALGTEQYRKGLGATVEPLAAKLGEMPDKLQFSSCQAIAAKLEELNRPKIILAGIEAHVCVQQTALDLLSLGYDVYLAADAVGARFSHDLEFALRRMESTGVTLTTTEAALFEWCRVAGTPQFKQISQLVREASP, via the coding sequence ATGTCTGAACCACTTCCCAATCCGCTGCTGATGAATCCGTCGAACACCGTGCTGCTGGTGATCGATATGCAAGAGAAACTGCTTCCCTCGATTGCTGATCGCGAGCGTATTGTCTGGAACACACGGCGACTGTTGGACGGTGCAGAGATCTTAGGCATACCGGCTCTGGGTACCGAGCAGTATCGCAAGGGGTTAGGAGCAACCGTCGAGCCGCTAGCCGCCAAGCTGGGCGAGATGCCTGATAAACTGCAGTTCAGCAGCTGCCAGGCGATTGCCGCCAAGCTCGAAGAACTAAACCGTCCGAAGATTATCCTCGCCGGTATCGAGGCCCACGTGTGTGTGCAGCAAACGGCGCTCGACCTGCTGTCGCTGGGTTACGACGTGTACCTGGCAGCCGATGCCGTGGGGGCGCGTTTCTCGCACGATCTAGAGTTCGCCCTGCGGAGAATGGAGTCGACCGGCGTCACGCTCACCACCACCGAGGCTGCCTTGTTTGAATGGTGCCGTGTGGCCGGCACACCGCAGTTCAAGCAGATCAGCCAGTTGGTTCGCGAAGCAAGTCCTTAA